Part of the Aquabacterium sp. NJ1 genome, GCAGCTCAAGCTCTCCAGCGTATAACGTGTCAAACAACGCTGCGTTCGGCAATGGTTCAAGCGGTGGCAGCAGTGGGAGTACAACTGGCTCCTCGGATGTGTCTTCGAACGTGTCGGGCACGGTGGTGTTGTCATTGACCAATAGCACCATCAGCGCGTCACAACCTGCAACGGTGATTGCCGTTGTCAAGGATGCTGCCGGGCTTCCAATTGCAGGAGCGCTGGTTCAGTTCGCGCTGACCGGCTCCAGCGCGTCGACGTTGGCCACCTTGTCACCAGCGTCGGCCATCACCGATGCGAACGGGCAGGCCGCCACGACGCTCACACCAGCTGTTGGTGCAACCAGCGGTGCGACCTATGTGAGCGCAACCGCTGACACGAGCTCGGGTTCGTTGACCGCTAAGAAAGCGTTTTCTATCAGTGCGACGAATGTGACCTTGAGCTCCGTGGTGCTTTCGCCTTCGTCCATCAGTGGCTACAACACGGCACTGATCAACATCACGGTTGCTGGAGCCAGCAGCACATCGCCGGTGACGGTCAATGTGTCGTCTACCTGCGCATCTGGGGGTAAGGCCAGCATTTCGCCTTCTTCGTTGACGATGACAGGCACCAGTGGTTCGGTGACTTATCAAGACAAGGGCTGCGGCTCGGTGAGTGGCGGCGCCAGCGCGACGGACCGCATCAATGTGCAGATTGTTGGCACAACGGAGCAGCGTTCCGCGGACTTGACCGTGGGCGCGCCGTCAACACAAGGCATCCAGTTCGTGTCTGTTGACAACCCCACGATTTGCCAGAAGGGCACGGGTTGCCCCAGCGTGGCGAACGTGGTGTTCAAGACGGTAGATCAAACTGGCGCCGCGCAACAGGGCGTTCAGGTTGACTTCAGCCTGGACAACACCGCTGCCACATTGGGCTCCACGTTTGGCGTGACTGCTGCCGATGGGACGGTGTCTGTGGCCGTTGCGGCCAAAAACACGCCATCGCCGGTGCGCGTGATTGCCAAGGTGCATGGCACGACTTTGCAGACCGTTTCCAATCAACTGACCGTATCAGGTGGGTTGCCCATGGCAGGTCTTAGCGATAGTCACACGGGCATTTCCTTTGCGGCGGAGAAATATGCCCTGGACTATAGCTATGACGGC contains:
- a CDS encoding Ig-like domain-containing protein, which encodes MNWKNLVLWAATTALVAACGGGGSSSSPAYNVSNNAAFGNGSSGGSSGSTTGSSDVSSNVSGTVVLSLTNSTISASQPATVIAVVKDAAGLPIAGALVQFALTGSSASTLATLSPASAITDANGQAATTLTPAVGATSGATYVSATADTSSGSLTAKKAFSISATNVTLSSVVLSPSSISGYNTALINITVAGASSTSPVTVNVSSTCASGGKASISPSSLTMTGTSGSVTYQDKGCGSVSGGASATDRINVQIVGTTEQRSADLTVGAPSTQGIQFVSVDNPTICQKGTGCPSVANVVFKTVDQTGAAQQGVQVDFSLDNTAATLGSTFGVTAADGTVSVAVAAKNTPSPVRVIAKVHGTTLQTVSNQLTVSGGLPMAGLSDSHTGISFAAEKYALDYSYDGDSADLTLRLTDRYGAPATDGTVVNLVSDGGTVVPAYCVTKDGAGACAVKLVVSNPRPVNGRVHVVAYANGQEYFVDANGNGVHDSNEAYDDTPAAVCLDKDENGACSSTEFLVGDINAPDVGNGVWDDGGSAFARMQRTFFFSSTTTSPRLYQVNGSGACTNTLVNDAYMSITMGGQSSASLQFCVRDGNANADAYGGNPLPSGVAITSAANMANASVNIVDASIPSGVNGPTLHTLTVQNTSTASPQPALASGLATITFMMPHTGSITITQKVHISP